One genomic segment of Paenibacillus xylanexedens includes these proteins:
- a CDS encoding ABC transporter permease has protein sequence MYYMGLIWEYLKNYMKTRLTYRADFWVEILSDLLFQATNLIFIFVVFRHTDNLGGWSESEVLFVYGYFMVPYGIFSCFINLWGFSERYIVKGEMDRILTRPAHNLFQILLENVDPPALVGSFIGLIIMIFSGAEMGLMLEWWHIPALIILALSSVLIYAGIYTTLTSLSFYSDAPTGILPLMYNIQGYGRYPVTIYNRAIQVLLTWIIPFAFVGIYPAALFLERSEMHRMALLTPVMGLVFGSMGLLLWNFGVKRYRGAGS, from the coding sequence ATGTACTATATGGGTCTGATCTGGGAATATTTGAAAAATTACATGAAAACACGACTCACGTACCGTGCTGATTTTTGGGTGGAGATCCTATCGGATCTGCTGTTCCAGGCAACCAACCTGATCTTTATCTTTGTGGTCTTCCGCCACACGGATAACCTGGGCGGCTGGAGTGAGAGTGAAGTGCTCTTTGTTTATGGATATTTTATGGTGCCCTATGGCATCTTCAGTTGTTTTATCAATCTGTGGGGATTCAGTGAGCGGTACATCGTCAAAGGTGAGATGGATCGGATCCTGACACGTCCTGCACATAACCTGTTCCAGATCTTGCTTGAAAATGTAGATCCGCCTGCACTCGTGGGCTCGTTTATTGGCTTGATCATCATGATCTTCAGCGGAGCAGAGATGGGTCTGATGCTGGAGTGGTGGCATATCCCTGCCTTAATTATATTGGCACTCAGCTCAGTCTTGATCTATGCGGGCATCTATACCACATTGACTTCACTATCCTTTTATTCGGACGCGCCAACAGGTATTCTGCCGTTGATGTATAACATTCAAGGATATGGACGCTACCCGGTAACGATCTATAACCGTGCCATTCAGGTGCTGTTAACCTGGATCATTCCGTTTGCCTTCGTGGGCATCTATCCCGCAGCGTTATTCCTTGAGAGGTCCGAGATGCATCGCATGGCGCTGCTTACACCTGTGATGGGATTGGTGTTTGGTTCTATGGGATTGCTGTTGTGGAATTTTGGCGTGAAGCGGTATCGCGGAGCAGGTTCATAA
- the bcp gene encoding thioredoxin-dependent thiol peroxidase yields the protein MTLNVGELAPDFELPSSTGESVKLSDYRGQRVLLYFYPKDMTSSCTQQACDFRDRHAEFEGLNTVILGISTDPMKQHDKFIAKYGLPFTLLSDEEHVVAEQYGVWQLKKMYGKEYMGMVRSTFLIDEEGKLIKDWSKVRVKGHIEAALEALKTL from the coding sequence ATGACGTTAAATGTAGGCGAATTGGCACCGGATTTTGAGCTTCCGTCCAGTACGGGAGAATCGGTAAAGCTTTCGGATTACCGCGGACAGCGGGTACTGCTTTATTTTTACCCCAAGGATATGACTTCGTCCTGTACGCAACAGGCTTGTGATTTCCGGGATCGACATGCTGAATTTGAAGGGCTGAACACGGTCATTCTCGGAATCAGCACCGATCCGATGAAACAACATGACAAGTTTATCGCCAAATATGGACTGCCGTTCACTTTGTTGTCGGATGAAGAGCACGTTGTAGCCGAGCAATACGGTGTATGGCAGCTGAAGAAAATGTATGGCAAGGAGTACATGGGTATGGTTCGCTCCACTTTTCTAATTGATGAAGAGGGGAAATTGATCAAGGACTGGTCCAAAGTTCGGGTCAAAGGACATATCGAGGCTGCGCTTGAGGCTTTGAAGACATTGTAA